One region of Streptomyces leeuwenhoekii genomic DNA includes:
- a CDS encoding GntR family transcriptional regulator, which produces MTLAVKQPPAADRVYTHVKQGVLERRYEGGTLLTEGELAEAVGVSRTPVREALLRLEVEGLLRLYPKKGALVLPVSAQEIADVVETRLLVEEHAARKAVPAPPGLVERLEHLLARQKEQAAAGDLAAAAVTDRCFHAEIVRSGGNEILSKLYDQLRDRQLRMGVAVMHSHPDRIAKTLAEHGEILDALRAGDAEAAVAVVHRHVSWFSHLARGEVR; this is translated from the coding sequence ATGACCCTGGCCGTGAAGCAACCCCCCGCCGCCGACCGCGTCTACACACACGTCAAGCAGGGCGTCCTGGAACGCCGTTACGAGGGCGGCACCCTGCTCACCGAGGGCGAGCTCGCCGAGGCTGTGGGCGTTTCCCGCACCCCGGTGCGCGAGGCGCTGCTGCGGCTGGAGGTCGAGGGGCTGCTCCGGCTCTACCCCAAGAAGGGCGCCCTGGTCCTGCCCGTCTCCGCCCAGGAGATCGCCGATGTCGTGGAGACCCGACTGCTGGTGGAGGAGCACGCGGCGCGCAAGGCGGTCCCCGCCCCGCCCGGGCTGGTCGAACGGCTGGAACACCTGCTGGCCCGGCAGAAGGAGCAGGCCGCCGCGGGCGACCTCGCCGCCGCGGCCGTCACCGACCGCTGCTTCCACGCGGAGATCGTCCGCAGCGGCGGCAACGAGATCCTCTCCAAGCTCTACGACCAGCTCCGCGACCGGCAGCTGCGGATGGGCGTCGCGGTCATGCACTCCCACCCCGACCGGATCGCCAAGACCCTCGCCGAGCACGGGGAGATCCTCGACGCGCTGCGCGCCGGGGACGCGGAGGCGGCCGTCGCCGTCGTCCACCGCCATGTGAGCTGGTTCTCCCACCTGGCCCGGGGGGAGGTCCGATGA
- a CDS encoding maleylpyruvate isomerase family mycothiol-dependent enzyme yields MSLHPTLQPYADAWTHSIEAISELVQPLVESEWNRRTPCPGWSVRDVVSHLIGLDSEMLGDPRPIHTLPRDLFHVATDHQRYMELQVDVRRHHTAPEMTSELEYMIIRRNRQLRNENRDPGARVRGPFGTELTLEESMRRHAFDVWVHEQDLRTALGRPGNLDSPGAHVARDVLLDELPRVVAEDAHAPRSSAVVVDVHGPVEFLRTVRVDIQGRGTLETAPALGPAASLSLDWETYVRLACGRVTPEAVADRVKTDGDQELAAAILRNFTVTK; encoded by the coding sequence GTGAGTCTGCATCCCACCCTCCAGCCCTACGCCGATGCCTGGACCCACTCCATCGAGGCGATATCCGAGCTGGTCCAGCCGCTCGTGGAGAGCGAATGGAACCGGCGGACACCGTGCCCGGGGTGGTCGGTCCGGGACGTGGTCTCCCATCTCATCGGGCTGGACTCGGAGATGCTCGGTGACCCGCGTCCCATCCACACGCTGCCGCGCGACCTGTTCCACGTCGCCACCGACCACCAGCGGTACATGGAGCTGCAGGTCGACGTCCGCCGCCACCACACGGCACCGGAGATGACCTCCGAACTGGAGTACATGATCATCCGCCGCAACCGCCAGCTCCGCAACGAGAACCGCGACCCGGGCGCCAGGGTGCGCGGTCCGTTCGGCACCGAGCTGACCCTGGAGGAGTCCATGCGGCGGCACGCCTTCGACGTGTGGGTCCACGAGCAGGACCTGCGCACCGCCCTCGGCCGCCCGGGCAATCTGGACTCCCCCGGCGCCCACGTCGCCCGGGACGTGCTGCTCGACGAGCTGCCCCGGGTCGTCGCCGAGGACGCGCACGCGCCGCGCAGCTCGGCCGTGGTGGTGGACGTCCACGGCCCGGTGGAGTTCCTGCGCACGGTCCGGGTGGACATCCAGGGCCGCGGCACCCTGGAGACGGCCCCCGCGCTCGGGCCGGCCGCCTCGCTCTCCCTCGACTGGGAGACCTATGTGCGCCTGGCGTGCGGCCGGGTCACGCCCGAGGCGGTGGCGGACCGCGTGAAGACGGACGGCGACCAGGAGCTGGCGGCGGCCATCCTGCGCAACTTCACGGTCACCAAGTAG
- a CDS encoding MFS transporter, giving the protein MSGNTTLPADPPGGRRAIAVWSVGVAVYFVAVIFRTSLGVAGLDAADRFHVGASALSTFSILQLLVYAGMQIPVGLLVDRLGTKKVLGLGVVLFTAGQLGFAFSPSYGMALASRALLGCGDAMTFISVLRLGTRWFPARRGPLVGQLAGLAGMAGNLVSTLVLARLLHGIGWTAAFAGSALAGVAVFVLLLLFLKDHPEGYEPEPPGHQGAAYVRRQIVRSWREPGTRLGLWVHFTTQFPGMVFLLLWGLPFLVEAQGLTRATAGELLTLVVLSNMAVGLVYGQVVARHHGARLPLALGTVGATAVLWAATLAWPGAHAPMGLLIALCVVLGACGPASMIGFDFARPANPPERQGTASGITNMGGFVASMTTLFAIGVLLDATGDDYTVAFSSVFVLQALGVVQILRLRRRAARRERERLVASRVETVHVPA; this is encoded by the coding sequence ATGAGCGGCAACACCACCCTGCCCGCCGATCCGCCGGGCGGCCGGCGGGCGATCGCCGTGTGGAGCGTCGGTGTCGCCGTCTACTTCGTCGCCGTCATCTTCCGCACCTCGCTGGGGGTCGCGGGCCTCGACGCCGCCGACCGCTTCCACGTGGGCGCCTCGGCCCTGTCCACCTTCTCCATCCTCCAGCTCCTGGTCTACGCGGGCATGCAGATACCCGTCGGCCTGCTCGTCGACCGGCTCGGCACCAAGAAGGTGCTGGGCCTCGGCGTGGTGCTGTTCACGGCGGGACAACTGGGCTTCGCCTTCTCACCGTCGTACGGCATGGCGCTCGCCTCGCGGGCGCTGCTGGGCTGCGGTGACGCGATGACCTTCATCAGCGTGCTGCGGCTGGGCACCCGCTGGTTCCCGGCCCGCCGAGGGCCGCTGGTCGGCCAGCTCGCGGGGCTCGCCGGCATGGCGGGCAACCTCGTCTCCACCCTGGTCCTGGCCCGGCTGCTGCACGGCATCGGCTGGACCGCCGCGTTCGCCGGCAGCGCGCTGGCGGGCGTCGCCGTCTTCGTCCTGCTGCTGCTGTTCCTGAAGGACCACCCCGAGGGGTACGAGCCGGAGCCGCCCGGCCACCAGGGGGCCGCCTACGTACGGCGGCAGATCGTCCGGTCGTGGCGGGAGCCGGGGACCCGGCTCGGACTGTGGGTGCACTTCACCACCCAGTTCCCCGGGATGGTCTTCCTGCTGCTGTGGGGCCTGCCGTTCCTGGTCGAGGCGCAGGGCCTGACCCGGGCCACCGCCGGTGAACTGCTCACCCTGGTCGTGCTGTCGAACATGGCGGTCGGCCTGGTCTACGGCCAGGTCGTCGCCCGGCACCACGGGGCGCGGCTGCCGCTGGCCCTGGGCACGGTGGGCGCGACGGCCGTCCTGTGGGCGGCGACCCTGGCCTGGCCCGGTGCGCACGCGCCGATGGGGCTTCTGATCGCGCTGTGCGTGGTGCTGGGCGCGTGCGGCCCGGCGTCGATGATCGGCTTCGACTTCGCGCGGCCGGCCAACCCGCCGGAGCGGCAGGGCACGGCGTCCGGGATCACGAACATGGGCGGCTTCGTCGCCTCGATGACCACGCTCTTCGCCATCGGCGTGCTGCTGGACGCCACCGGGGACGACTACACCGTCGCCTTCTCCTCCGTCTTCGTCCTCCAGGCGCTCGGCGTCGTCCAGATCCTGCGACTGCGCAGGCGCGCGGCCCGGCGGGAGCGGGAGCGGCTGGTGGCGAGCCGGGTGGAGACGGTGCACGTCCCCGCGTGA